TAGCCGGACCATGCTCGGTTCATGACAGAGAATCCGCCCTCGAGTACGCTTCAAAACTGGCTAAACTGAGACACAGATACATCAACCGCATCTATATCCTCATGAGAGTTTATTTCGAGAAACCACGTTCTACTGTGGGCTGGAAAGGGATGATATATGATCCGAACATGGATGGTTCCTGTGATATTGCATCAGGCCTGAGAGCCGCCCGTAAACTGCTTATGTCCATTACCAAAATGGGGCTCCCGGCAGGGATGGAGATACTGAACCCCCTTGTTTCCTGCTATATCGCAGATCTTATAAGCTGGGCATCTGTCGGCGCCCGCACATCGGAGAGCCAGATACACAGGGAGATGGTCAGCGGTCTTCCCATTGCAGCAGGGTTCAAAAACAGTACGGACGGCTCACTGGAATCTGCCGTTAATTCGATAGAGGCAGCACGCTTGCCGCACAGCTTCCTGAACATAGATTGTTACGGCAGGGTCTGTATCACCAGAACCGAGGGAAATCCCTGGGGTCATCTCATTTTACGCGGGGGGAAAAGCGGGCCCAATTACGATTGCAAGTCAGTTGAGCGTGCATGTAAACTGCTTTCAGAAATCAGGATGACACCCTCGCTGATCATTGATTGCAGTCACATGAATGCACACAAAAAACATATCAACCAGGCAAAAGTGTGCAGAGAGGTAATAAGGATGCGTTCCAGCGGGTTCTCCTGTATCCGGGGCGTAATGATCGAGAGTAATCTGGAAGAAGGGCGCCAGGAGATTACTGTTGATAAAGGATTATTAAAGTACGGCGTATCGGTTACGGATGAGTGTATCGGATGGGATGAAACGGAGGAGCCGATAGGGGAGATTTATGCCGGCAGTAATTATTTATAATCTAAGGAAGTTTCCA
The genomic region above belongs to Fibrobacter sp. and contains:
- a CDS encoding 3-deoxy-7-phosphoheptulonate synthase → MLPATALNSTLPLVSPRALALELAPEKVSLDTVESASSTVKKILEGKDKRLLVVAGPCSVHDRESALEYASKLAKLRHRYINRIYILMRVYFEKPRSTVGWKGMIYDPNMDGSCDIASGLRAARKLLMSITKMGLPAGMEILNPLVSCYIADLISWASVGARTSESQIHREMVSGLPIAAGFKNSTDGSLESAVNSIEAARLPHSFLNIDCYGRVCITRTEGNPWGHLILRGGKSGPNYDCKSVERACKLLSEIRMTPSLIIDCSHMNAHKKHINQAKVCREVIRMRSSGFSCIRGVMIESNLEEGRQEITVDKGLLKYGVSVTDECIGWDETEEPIGEIYAGSNYL